One part of the Sporosarcina ureae genome encodes these proteins:
- the fapR gene encoding transcription factor FapR translates to MKVPKHERQQLLVTLLEEDPFLTDEDIAQHFSVSIQTVRLDRMECRIPELRERLKSVASQQILGTVKSMQTEEIFGEIIDVELDNKALSIFDVTEAHVFKRNGIARGHHLFAQANSLAVAVLDDDLALTVRSSLHFQKPVRAGDRVVSRAIVRKETLKNKSTIVDVLSTVESEPVFSGEFQMYRTTKKGR, encoded by the coding sequence TTGAAAGTTCCTAAACATGAGAGGCAACAATTACTCGTAACGCTACTTGAAGAAGATCCATTTCTAACGGATGAGGACATTGCCCAGCATTTCTCCGTGAGTATCCAAACCGTCCGACTGGATCGAATGGAATGCCGTATTCCAGAGTTGAGAGAGCGGCTGAAATCGGTAGCGTCACAACAAATATTAGGTACAGTAAAATCCATGCAAACAGAAGAAATCTTTGGTGAAATTATCGATGTGGAATTAGATAATAAAGCACTTTCGATCTTTGACGTCACGGAAGCACATGTCTTCAAGAGAAATGGTATTGCGAGAGGACATCATTTATTTGCACAGGCGAATTCATTGGCTGTTGCGGTTTTGGATGATGATTTGGCTTTGACTGTCCGTTCTTCGCTTCATTTCCAAAAACCAGTGAGAGCAGGAGATCGTGTGGTATCTCGTGCCATAGTGCGTAAGGAAACCTTGAAAAATAAAAGTACGATCGTCGATGTTCTGTCAACTGTAGAGAGTGAGCCTGTTTTCTCAGGAGAGTTCCAGATGTATCGTACGACAAAAAAAGGCAGGTAA
- the plsX gene encoding phosphate acyltransferase PlsX — MIIAVDAMGGDNAPGEIVKGVIQSLHAFDDIKIHIFGDEQKMAPFLEPHPRLQVVHCSEIIEPDDEPVRAIRKKKDASMVRMAQAVKDGEAQACVSAGNTGALMSAGLFIVGRLDGIQRPALAPTLPTIDGSGFVLLDVGANSDSKPSQLAQFAIMGSIYAEKVRGIEKPRVGLLNIGTEAGKGNELTKLAYAELQAAPVNFIGNVESRDLLNGVADVVVTDGFTGNMVLKTIEGTAMNVFSMIKDVFMSSLKTKLAAGLVKDDLKGLKKKMDYSEYGGAGLFGLNQPVIKAHGSSNANALFNAVRQARTMVQYQVCEKIKETIGEEEES; from the coding sequence ATGATTATTGCAGTAGACGCAATGGGTGGAGATAATGCCCCTGGAGAGATTGTCAAAGGAGTAATACAGAGCCTTCATGCATTTGATGACATCAAGATACATATATTTGGTGATGAGCAAAAAATGGCACCATTCCTCGAACCGCATCCACGCCTTCAAGTTGTGCACTGCTCGGAAATCATTGAACCGGATGATGAACCTGTGCGCGCAATTAGAAAGAAAAAAGATGCTTCCATGGTACGTATGGCGCAGGCGGTAAAAGATGGTGAGGCACAGGCGTGTGTGTCAGCGGGCAATACTGGTGCACTCATGTCAGCAGGACTCTTTATCGTGGGACGCTTGGATGGAATCCAAAGACCGGCACTGGCACCGACCTTACCTACGATTGATGGTAGTGGTTTTGTTTTGCTAGATGTAGGAGCGAATTCAGATAGTAAACCATCACAGCTAGCGCAGTTTGCGATTATGGGCAGCATCTATGCAGAAAAAGTGCGCGGTATTGAAAAACCCCGTGTTGGATTATTAAATATCGGCACAGAGGCTGGAAAAGGGAATGAGCTAACGAAACTTGCTTATGCCGAGTTGCAAGCTGCACCAGTCAACTTCATCGGTAACGTGGAATCACGTGACTTGTTAAATGGTGTGGCTGATGTCGTAGTCACGGATGGCTTTACAGGGAATATGGTGCTGAAAACGATTGAAGGAACTGCAATGAATGTGTTTTCCATGATTAAAGACGTATTTATGTCATCATTGAAAACCAAGCTTGCGGCAGGATTGGTTAAAGATGATCTCAAAGGATTAAAAAAGAAAATGGATTACTCGGAATACGGTGGAGCAGGATTGTTTGGTCTGAATCAACCCGTCATCAAAGCGCATGGTTCATCCAACGCCAATGCACTTTTCAATGCAGTTCGCCAAGCGAGAACCATGGTACAATACCAAGTATGTGAAAAGATTAAAGAAACAATCGGAGAGGAAGAGGAATCTTGA
- the fabD gene encoding ACP S-malonyltransferase: MSKLAFVFPGQGSQAVGMGKEFIEKNESSKQFMQKADEALGFELSKLILEGPQDELTLTYNAQPALLTVGAMIAARLEQEGIIPDYSAGHSLGEYTALVESKVLSFEDAVVAVHKRGLYMNEAVPAGKGAMAAILGMDREVLESITANITESGHPVQAANLNCPGQIVISGAKVGVDKACTALKEAGAKRALPLNVSGPFHSILMEPAAEELQKTLEDIDMKDAEIPVIANVTADEVTKQDEIKKLLVEQLYSPVRWEESIEKLLELGVTRFVECGPGKVLSGLIRKIDRTAKVYPVYDEETLEKLLEEAKGWS; this comes from the coding sequence TTGAGTAAACTGGCATTTGTTTTCCCAGGACAAGGCTCTCAAGCCGTGGGGATGGGTAAAGAATTCATAGAGAAGAACGAGTCGTCTAAGCAATTCATGCAGAAAGCGGATGAAGCCCTTGGTTTCGAACTGAGTAAATTAATACTTGAAGGTCCACAAGACGAGTTGACGTTGACTTATAATGCGCAACCCGCTTTACTAACTGTGGGTGCGATGATCGCGGCACGTTTGGAACAAGAAGGCATTATACCTGATTATTCAGCAGGCCACAGTCTAGGTGAGTATACAGCGCTTGTTGAATCCAAGGTGCTTTCGTTCGAAGATGCAGTAGTCGCTGTGCATAAGCGTGGTCTATATATGAATGAAGCAGTACCTGCAGGCAAAGGTGCAATGGCTGCCATTCTTGGAATGGATCGTGAAGTCTTGGAATCGATTACGGCCAATATCACAGAGTCAGGACATCCAGTACAAGCAGCAAACTTAAACTGCCCTGGACAAATTGTTATTTCAGGTGCAAAAGTTGGCGTGGATAAAGCATGTACAGCTTTAAAAGAGGCTGGTGCAAAACGTGCATTGCCATTGAATGTCAGTGGACCATTCCACTCCATACTCATGGAACCAGCTGCCGAGGAATTACAAAAAACGCTTGAAGATATTGACATGAAGGATGCAGAAATTCCGGTTATTGCAAACGTTACTGCAGACGAAGTAACGAAGCAGGATGAAATAAAAAAATTATTGGTAGAGCAACTTTACTCTCCTGTACGTTGGGAAGAGTCTATTGAAAAACTACTTGAACTTGGGGTTACTCGTTTCGTAGAGTGTGGTCCAGGAAAAGTATTGAGCGGCTTGATCCGTAAAATAGATCGTACAGCTAAAGTGTACCCGGTTTATGATGAAGAAACGCTTGAGAAGTTGCTAGAAGAAGCGAAAGGGTGGTCATGA
- the fabG gene encoding 3-oxoacyl-[acyl-carrier-protein] reductase codes for MGRFDGKTAVVTGASRGIGRTVALRLASEGAKVVVNYSGSQDKAETVAAEIRSAGGEALVIQANVSDADQVKAMMDETIKHFGSIDILVNNAGITRDNLLMRMKEDEWDDVLSINLKGVFLCTKAVTRQMMRQRSGRIVNLASVVGVVGNVGQANYVAAKAGVIGLTKTTARELAARNILVNAVAPGFITTDMTDELGDDMKEQLLSTIPLGKLGSAEDVAGTVAFLLSDEAKYITGQTINVDGGMVM; via the coding sequence ATGGGAAGGTTTGATGGGAAAACAGCAGTTGTCACAGGAGCTTCTAGAGGGATTGGACGCACTGTTGCTTTACGCTTGGCTTCTGAAGGCGCAAAAGTAGTTGTCAATTATAGCGGTAGTCAAGACAAAGCAGAAACCGTAGCGGCAGAAATACGTTCGGCAGGTGGAGAAGCACTAGTCATTCAAGCAAACGTATCGGATGCTGATCAAGTGAAAGCTATGATGGACGAGACGATCAAACACTTTGGTAGTATTGATATCCTTGTCAATAATGCTGGCATTACGCGAGATAACTTATTAATGCGCATGAAGGAAGATGAGTGGGATGATGTGTTATCCATTAATCTAAAAGGCGTATTCTTATGTACTAAAGCTGTCACACGTCAAATGATGCGTCAGCGTTCAGGAAGAATCGTCAACCTCGCTTCTGTTGTAGGCGTTGTTGGAAATGTAGGACAAGCAAATTATGTGGCGGCAAAAGCAGGCGTCATTGGTTTGACCAAAACGACAGCAAGAGAATTGGCGGCACGTAATATTTTAGTGAATGCCGTAGCACCAGGATTCATCACAACAGATATGACAGATGAATTGGGCGATGACATGAAAGAACAACTATTGTCAACGATTCCTTTAGGTAAGCTTGGAAGTGCTGAAGATGTAGCGGGCACTGTCGCTTTCTTACTATCCGATGAGGCAAAATATATTACCGGTCAGACCATCAATGTAGATGGCGGTATGGTGATGTAA
- a CDS encoding acyl carrier protein, which translates to MSTVLERVTKVVVDRLGVDESEVKPEASFREDLGADSLDVVELVMEFEDEFETEISDDDAEKIATVGDAVTYITAKVGE; encoded by the coding sequence TTGTCAACAGTACTTGAGCGCGTAACAAAAGTAGTTGTCGACCGTCTAGGTGTCGATGAAAGCGAAGTAAAACCTGAAGCTTCTTTCCGTGAGGATCTTGGAGCTGATTCACTAGATGTAGTAGAACTTGTTATGGAATTTGAAGATGAGTTTGAAACTGAAATTTCTGATGATGATGCAGAGAAAATTGCAACTGTCGGAGATGCAGTAACGTACATTACAGCAAAAGTAGGCGAATGA
- the rnc gene encoding ribonuclease III, with product MKNKRTSKDQASHPTLPQAVREKFTMLQQELGVQFEDENLLYNAFTHSSYVNEHRRKKFSDNERLEFLGDAVLELGVSKFLFRTEPAKSEGELTKLRAAIVCEPSLVKFSNELNFGDYILLGKGEELTGGRMRPALLADVFEAYIGALYLDQSMEVVEEFLKRIIFPKISIGAFSHVTDYKSRLQELVQQKNNGPLQYEVIEEKGPAHAKKFVTVVNLNDQQLGKGIGKSKKEAEQEAARRAIEHLSMQTNEGEN from the coding sequence ATGAAAAATAAAAGAACATCGAAAGATCAAGCATCCCATCCTACATTGCCACAAGCTGTACGCGAAAAATTCACCATGCTACAGCAAGAACTAGGCGTTCAATTTGAAGATGAGAATCTATTGTACAATGCATTTACCCACTCATCCTATGTCAATGAACACCGTCGCAAGAAGTTTTCCGATAATGAACGATTGGAATTCCTTGGAGATGCTGTTTTGGAGCTTGGAGTATCAAAGTTTTTATTCCGCACAGAACCTGCAAAAAGCGAAGGGGAACTTACGAAACTTCGTGCAGCGATTGTATGTGAGCCATCACTTGTTAAGTTTTCGAATGAATTAAACTTCGGTGATTATATTCTTCTTGGCAAGGGGGAAGAATTGACTGGCGGAAGAATGCGTCCAGCATTACTTGCGGATGTATTTGAAGCATATATCGGTGCGCTCTACTTGGATCAGAGCATGGAAGTCGTTGAAGAGTTTCTAAAACGAATCATTTTTCCGAAAATTAGTATCGGAGCTTTTTCGCATGTGACAGATTATAAAAGTCGCCTGCAAGAGTTAGTGCAGCAAAAAAATAACGGACCTCTTCAGTACGAAGTCATAGAAGAAAAAGGTCCTGCACATGCGAAAAAGTTTGTTACCGTAGTCAATCTCAATGATCAACAACTTGGAAAAGGAATAGGTAAATCCAAGAAAGAAGCGGAACAGGAAGCTGCCCGTCGTGCGATTGAACATTTATCGATGCAGACAAACGAAGGGGAGAACTAA
- the smc gene encoding chromosome segregation protein SMC has protein sequence MFLKRLEIAGFKSFAEKIHIDFVPGVTAIVGPNGSGKSNIIDAIRWVLGEQSAKSLRGSKMEDVIFAGSDSRRAVNFAEVTLILDNAQNLFPLDYTEINVTRRVFRSGDSAYLLNGQTCRLKDITTLFMDSGLGKEAFSIISQGRVDEILNSRADERRNVFDEAAGVLKYKTHKLQAEHKLFETTDNLDRVLDILKEIDDRLVPLEKEAVLARKSSDLRSTLREADVQLLHHDASALQQQISEKTVVVKSDEAERQKFSVQLAQSEEELDHDKQVLQKIEFQLDEFQSELINKTAEAEKWDGRRLLSLEKTRNTEQQVKRIKSELQIAEQTQHIAKEKLSSMQNKQKVIRNELEEVTKESKQVMALLNSSLKETEQQIEQLKSNYIERLNEEATVRNEIKHVEERLQGEKSSTEKITVQTALLSERKQQLTKEQQEKIKQKEAVQQQLDDLEKSARTCQQQLSEEEQRLSTQQQFLQKALRKQSEMQGRLRALESLEKDFSGFYSGVKEVLHAKQKQRIQGIEGAVVELITTEPAYTKAIETALGAAMQHIITTTERDARQAIGYLKSRNFGRATFLPLDILKPRELPMNSRQVLTQQQGFIGTAFELIQTSMEYESVAKNLLGQTIIASDLQAASGLAKIIGHRYRIVTLDGDIINAGGSLTGGGAKGQSTLFSRKAELETLSNQLHQMDESIQQATAQTSETRNQVGNSLHLRDQLRVKLEDVQQKKSSIHSSIQETEMEMRSVEMEISTIEVGRTDTVSAEKQLTTKKQDLQTRHKALKNELQQMLEKLESLERLVENRREEQQSLQTRLHDLQQKSAVLKEQDAYHSTGMLETVTQLEEMELTISRLQEEQQYVQEFVIGKELTPKEIEKQSHQATEAKQKLLKTIEVEKTKRLQQAKRVQEHEQHMKQVRQQVDSISERLNTVKIQLSRLDTQYETVKDRLEEEYGLRPNELQIESSDIPLLRKTVEDCKQQLAKIGPVNPNAIQEFEEVSERHEFLQSQRNDLVEAKNTLQEAMAEMDQEMKSRFETTFESIRSHFRRVFKDMFGGGEADLVLTDPTNLLTTGIDIVARPPGKKLQNLRLLSGGERALTVISLLFSILEVRPVPFCILDEVEAALDEANVVRYSNYLKKVSEQTQFIVITHRKGTMEGADVLYGITMQESGVSKLLSVKLSEVAEEISS, from the coding sequence GTGTTTTTGAAAAGGCTGGAAATTGCAGGCTTTAAATCTTTTGCGGAAAAAATCCATATAGATTTTGTGCCAGGGGTAACGGCCATCGTTGGACCTAACGGAAGCGGGAAAAGTAATATTATCGATGCAATTCGTTGGGTACTTGGTGAACAGTCTGCAAAATCATTGCGCGGAAGTAAAATGGAAGATGTCATTTTTGCAGGCAGCGATTCGCGAAGGGCGGTAAATTTTGCAGAAGTCACCCTTATTTTAGATAATGCACAAAACTTATTCCCGCTCGATTACACCGAAATCAATGTAACTAGAAGGGTTTTTCGATCTGGTGACAGTGCGTATTTATTAAACGGACAGACTTGTAGGTTAAAAGATATCACGACGCTGTTTATGGATTCAGGATTAGGCAAAGAAGCCTTTTCTATTATTTCACAAGGTCGTGTAGACGAGATCTTGAACAGTCGTGCAGATGAGAGACGCAATGTTTTCGATGAAGCGGCGGGTGTATTGAAATACAAAACCCATAAACTTCAGGCTGAACATAAACTATTTGAGACGACCGATAATTTGGATCGTGTACTGGATATATTAAAGGAAATCGATGATCGACTTGTGCCGCTAGAAAAAGAAGCGGTTTTGGCACGTAAATCTTCTGATTTGCGTTCGACTCTTCGTGAGGCTGACGTTCAATTGCTTCATCATGACGCGTCTGCATTACAACAGCAGATTTCCGAAAAAACGGTAGTTGTGAAAAGTGATGAAGCAGAACGGCAAAAGTTTTCGGTTCAACTTGCACAAAGTGAAGAGGAACTAGATCACGATAAACAAGTTCTTCAGAAAATAGAGTTTCAACTGGATGAATTTCAAAGCGAATTGATTAATAAAACAGCAGAAGCGGAGAAGTGGGATGGTAGAAGATTATTGTCCCTAGAAAAGACCCGCAATACAGAGCAACAAGTAAAACGAATTAAGTCAGAGTTACAAATTGCTGAACAAACGCAACATATAGCAAAAGAAAAACTGAGTTCCATGCAGAATAAACAGAAAGTGATTCGAAATGAACTTGAAGAAGTGACGAAAGAAAGTAAACAAGTCATGGCTCTGTTGAACAGTTCACTAAAAGAAACAGAACAACAAATTGAACAGTTGAAATCTAATTATATTGAGCGGCTCAATGAAGAAGCTACTGTGCGAAATGAAATTAAGCATGTAGAAGAACGGCTACAAGGTGAAAAGTCCTCTACAGAAAAGATTACGGTTCAGACAGCCCTGCTTTCCGAGAGAAAACAACAACTCACCAAAGAACAACAGGAGAAGATCAAGCAAAAAGAGGCTGTTCAGCAACAGTTGGACGATTTGGAGAAGTCAGCGAGAACCTGTCAGCAACAATTGTCAGAGGAAGAGCAACGTTTATCGACTCAACAGCAATTTCTTCAAAAAGCATTACGCAAACAGTCTGAAATGCAAGGAAGACTGCGCGCCCTAGAAAGTCTTGAAAAAGATTTTTCGGGGTTCTATTCAGGTGTCAAAGAAGTACTTCATGCAAAGCAGAAACAACGTATACAGGGAATCGAAGGCGCTGTAGTTGAACTTATCACAACGGAACCGGCTTATACAAAGGCAATTGAAACAGCTCTTGGCGCTGCCATGCAGCATATCATTACTACGACTGAGCGTGATGCCAGACAGGCTATCGGATACTTGAAATCAAGAAATTTCGGTCGCGCTACGTTTCTTCCATTGGATATCTTGAAACCGCGTGAATTGCCAATGAATAGCAGACAAGTACTCACTCAACAACAAGGTTTCATCGGTACAGCGTTTGAACTTATTCAAACCTCTATGGAATATGAGTCGGTCGCTAAAAATTTATTAGGCCAAACGATCATTGCTAGTGATTTACAAGCCGCGTCAGGTTTAGCAAAAATAATTGGACACCGCTATCGGATCGTCACGCTTGATGGGGATATTATCAATGCAGGGGGCTCATTGACAGGTGGTGGTGCAAAAGGCCAATCCACGCTATTTTCCCGAAAGGCAGAGCTGGAGACGCTTTCCAATCAATTGCATCAAATGGATGAATCTATTCAGCAAGCTACTGCCCAAACGTCTGAAACTCGCAATCAGGTCGGTAATAGTCTACATTTACGTGATCAATTACGTGTAAAGCTAGAAGATGTGCAACAGAAAAAGTCCTCAATTCATTCGTCTATTCAGGAAACTGAAATGGAAATGCGTTCTGTAGAAATGGAAATATCTACAATTGAAGTTGGACGTACTGATACCGTCTCTGCTGAAAAACAATTAACGACCAAAAAACAAGATTTGCAAACTCGTCATAAAGCATTAAAAAATGAACTGCAACAGATGCTAGAAAAATTGGAGAGTTTGGAAAGACTAGTAGAGAACAGACGGGAAGAACAGCAGTCCTTGCAAACGAGATTACATGATTTGCAACAAAAAAGTGCTGTATTGAAAGAACAAGATGCCTATCATTCAACGGGTATGTTGGAGACCGTCACGCAATTAGAGGAAATGGAACTGACAATCAGCCGACTGCAAGAAGAACAGCAATACGTGCAAGAGTTTGTAATTGGTAAAGAATTAACACCGAAGGAAATCGAAAAACAAAGTCATCAAGCAACTGAAGCGAAACAAAAATTGCTGAAAACGATAGAGGTAGAAAAAACTAAACGTCTTCAGCAAGCTAAACGTGTTCAGGAGCACGAACAGCATATGAAACAAGTTAGGCAACAAGTGGACTCTATTTCTGAGCGCTTGAATACGGTGAAGATCCAGTTGTCCAGATTAGATACGCAATATGAAACAGTCAAAGATCGCCTAGAAGAAGAATATGGTTTAAGACCAAACGAGTTGCAGATTGAGTCGTCGGACATTCCATTACTTCGCAAAACGGTAGAAGATTGTAAGCAACAACTTGCAAAGATCGGGCCTGTCAATCCCAATGCGATTCAGGAATTCGAGGAAGTATCAGAGCGCCATGAATTTTTACAGTCACAGCGTAATGATTTGGTCGAAGCGAAAAATACGCTGCAAGAGGCAATGGCAGAAATGGATCAAGAAATGAAAAGTCGCTTCGAAACAACATTTGAATCGATCCGAAGTCATTTCCGGCGTGTGTTTAAAGACATGTTTGGTGGCGGAGAAGCGGACCTAGTCTTAACAGATCCTACTAACTTACTGACAACAGGAATTGATATCGTAGCACGACCTCCAGGGAAGAAATTACAGAACTTACGCCTATTATCTGGTGGGGAACGCGCGCTCACTGTGATTTCCTTGCTGTTTTCCATATTAGAAGTCCGTCCTGTGCCATTCTGTATTCTAGATGAAGTGGAAGCAGCGCTGGATGAAGCGAACGTAGTGCGGTATAGTAATTATTTGAAGAAAGTCTCGGAGCAAACCCAGTTCATTGTAATTACGCATCGAAAAGGTACGATGGAAGGCGCTGACGTCCTCTATGGCATCACGATGCAGGAATCAGGCGTCTCCAAATTACTTTCCGTGAAATTGTCTGAAGTAGCAGAAGAAATCAGTAGCTAA
- the ftsY gene encoding signal recognition particle-docking protein FtsY produces MSFFKKIKDKISGTNEAVTEKFKDGLTKTRDSFTSKVNDLVFRFRVVDEEFFEELEEVLLQADVGFETVMELIDLLKEEVQRKNIKDTTGMQSLISEKLVEIYNSGEEVSNDLNLEEGRLNVILMVGVNGVGKTTTIGKMASRLKKEGKTVMLAAGDTFRAGAIEQLVVWGERTGVEVVRQAEGSDPAAVIFDAVKAAKKRNVDVLICDTAGRLQNKVNLMNELEKVHRIIGREIEGAPHEVLLALDATTGQNALIQAQTFNEVTNVTGIVLTKLDGTAKGGIVLAIRNKLDIPVKFVGLGEGIDDLQPFDPEKYVYGLFADGLEMEESKEDEEEIKEDK; encoded by the coding sequence ATGTCTTTCTTTAAGAAAATAAAAGATAAGATTTCAGGTACAAACGAAGCAGTAACGGAGAAGTTTAAAGATGGTCTGACAAAGACTCGAGATTCATTTACATCGAAAGTGAATGATTTAGTATTCCGATTCCGTGTGGTTGATGAAGAATTCTTTGAAGAGCTCGAAGAAGTATTGCTTCAAGCGGATGTTGGATTTGAAACAGTTATGGAATTAATTGATTTACTGAAAGAAGAAGTACAGCGTAAGAACATTAAAGATACAACTGGTATGCAGTCACTGATTTCTGAAAAACTTGTAGAAATCTACAATTCAGGTGAAGAAGTTTCCAATGATTTGAATTTGGAAGAAGGTCGACTGAATGTAATTTTGATGGTTGGAGTGAACGGTGTCGGTAAAACGACAACGATCGGTAAAATGGCCTCACGGTTGAAAAAGGAAGGCAAAACGGTCATGCTCGCTGCTGGGGATACGTTCCGCGCAGGGGCGATAGAACAGCTTGTCGTCTGGGGAGAGCGAACGGGTGTAGAGGTCGTTCGCCAGGCTGAAGGTTCAGATCCAGCTGCAGTTATTTTTGATGCAGTTAAAGCAGCAAAGAAGCGCAATGTCGATGTTCTTATTTGTGATACCGCAGGTCGCTTACAAAATAAAGTGAACTTGATGAATGAATTGGAAAAAGTCCATCGTATCATTGGTCGTGAAATTGAAGGTGCTCCTCATGAAGTATTATTAGCATTGGATGCGACGACTGGACAAAATGCATTGATTCAAGCCCAGACATTTAACGAAGTAACGAATGTCACAGGTATTGTATTGACAAAACTAGATGGCACGGCAAAAGGCGGTATCGTGTTAGCGATCCGTAATAAGCTGGACATACCAGTGAAATTTGTCGGTCTTGGTGAAGGTATTGATGATTTACAACCCTTCGATCCAGAGAAATATGTCTATGGATTATTTGCGGATGGATTGGAAATGGAAGAATCTAAAGAAGATGAAGAGGAAATTAAAGAAGACAAGTAA
- a CDS encoding putative DNA-binding protein has translation MLEKTTRVNFLFDFYQSLLTDKQRLYMQLYYLDDLSLGEIAEQYGVSRQAVYDNVKRTEAMLEDYEKKLNLFEKHEGRLETVEKLEEMVPTVNPDRFMELLHTLKDFE, from the coding sequence ATGCTTGAAAAAACGACAAGAGTGAACTTCCTCTTTGATTTTTATCAATCATTATTAACTGACAAACAACGTTTATATATGCAATTATATTATTTAGATGATCTTTCTCTCGGTGAAATCGCAGAGCAGTACGGCGTATCGAGACAGGCTGTGTATGACAATGTCAAGCGGACTGAGGCTATGCTCGAGGATTACGAGAAGAAACTCAATCTGTTCGAAAAGCATGAAGGTCGTCTGGAAACCGTAGAGAAGCTAGAGGAAATGGTTCCTACTGTAAATCCAGATCGCTTCATGGAGTTGCTACATACCTTAAAGGATTTTGAATAG
- the ffh gene encoding signal recognition particle protein has protein sequence MAFEGLAERLQGTMNKITGKGKINEADVKEMMREVRFALIEADVNLKVVKQFVKTVSERSVGQDVMKSLTPGQQVVKIVKDELTNLMGGEQNPIQFARKSPTVIMMVGLQGAGKTTTTGKLATVLRKKHNKKPLLVAADIYRPAAIQQLETLGKQITVPVFSMGTDQSPVEIARKAMEEAEREHNDVVIIDTAGRLHVDEALMQELKDIRELTNPDEVFLVVDAMTGQDAVNVAKNFDDTIGITGVILTKLDGDTRGGAALSIRTVTEKPIKFVGMGEKMDALEPFHPERMASRILGMGDVMSLIEKAQENVDEDKAKELEQKLRTQSFTLDDFLDQMQQVKKMGPLDEILKMMPGANKIKGLDNAKVDESQMGRVEAVIYSMTLAERENPEIINASRKKRIAVGSGTSTQEVNRLLKQFEEMKKMVKQMTNMQQKGKKKGKMPGFDAFFK, from the coding sequence ATGGCATTTGAAGGTCTAGCCGAACGCCTGCAAGGAACGATGAATAAAATCACAGGCAAAGGTAAAATCAACGAAGCTGACGTAAAAGAAATGATGCGTGAAGTTCGTTTTGCGCTAATTGAAGCAGACGTCAACTTGAAAGTCGTTAAACAGTTTGTCAAGACGGTCAGCGAACGCTCAGTGGGACAGGACGTTATGAAGAGTTTGACACCTGGCCAGCAAGTTGTAAAAATTGTTAAAGATGAATTGACGAATCTGATGGGCGGAGAACAAAATCCCATCCAGTTCGCACGTAAATCACCTACCGTTATCATGATGGTGGGGTTGCAAGGTGCCGGTAAAACCACAACGACCGGTAAGTTGGCCACGGTTTTACGCAAAAAGCATAATAAAAAACCTTTGCTTGTTGCAGCGGACATTTATCGGCCGGCAGCGATCCAACAACTTGAAACATTAGGCAAGCAAATCACAGTTCCTGTATTCTCTATGGGAACGGACCAGTCACCTGTTGAAATTGCACGTAAAGCAATGGAAGAGGCGGAACGTGAGCATAATGACGTGGTAATTATTGATACTGCGGGTCGACTTCATGTAGATGAAGCGTTAATGCAGGAATTGAAAGATATTCGTGAGTTAACGAATCCAGATGAAGTGTTCCTTGTAGTGGATGCGATGACAGGTCAAGATGCAGTCAATGTCGCGAAAAATTTCGACGATACAATTGGAATCACTGGTGTCATCCTGACAAAACTTGATGGAGATACACGTGGTGGTGCTGCTTTATCAATTCGTACTGTCACTGAAAAACCAATTAAGTTTGTCGGTATGGGTGAGAAGATGGACGCGCTTGAGCCATTTCATCCAGAGCGTATGGCATCAAGAATCCTTGGCATGGGCGATGTCATGTCGTTGATTGAAAAAGCACAAGAAAATGTGGATGAAGATAAAGCGAAAGAGCTTGAGCAGAAGTTGCGTACGCAAAGCTTCACGCTCGATGATTTTCTTGATCAGATGCAACAAGTGAAAAAAATGGGGCCACTCGACGAAATTTTAAAAATGATGCCGGGTGCAAATAAAATCAAAGGCCTCGATAATGCCAAAGTGGATGAGAGTCAGATGGGTCGCGTAGAAGCGGTCATTTATTCCATGACACTTGCTGAACGGGAAAACCCGGAAATTATCAACGCGAGCCGTAAAAAAAGAATTGCTGTAGGATCTGGAACTTCCACTCAGGAAGTGAACCGTTTGCTAAAGCAGTTTGAAGAAATGAAAAAAATGGTTAAGCAAATGACCAATATGCAACAAAAAGGTAAGAAGAAGGGTAAAATGCCTGGTTTTGATGCGTTTTTTAAATAA